One genomic region from Paraburkholderia azotifigens encodes:
- a CDS encoding type IV pilus secretin PilQ, producing the protein MTWIAPLRWALASVAIVTMTARAAVPPLPADMPFDDAMMPSGMPPLPRAITTDVANPFTPQANEDGVASEAAHPSALAHGEAEPKPQTRAEARQESLEGPPVPLPPAVRLSTNASASASADRPITLHFQHAELGAVLGAFAKFTGLNIVASEKARGAVTLHLDNVPWRAAFDTLLDVNGLAMEQRGNVIWVAPLSELAARERQRFETHARAAELEPLASRTFELHYAHAEELRKLLTVSGNQRVLSKRGAAMSDARTNLLFVTDLDARLAQIAELIASLDRPTRQVLIEARIVEAEKGFSRNLGVKLSMAGANEDGKAMGLVGGKDGAIVDLSAGPISGFDAATAGLTLFAARATRLLNIELSALEADGRGQIVSSPRVVTADRMKAIVEQGTELPYQAKVGQGVSGVQFRRASLKLEVEPQITPDGRVVLDLDVAKDSVGEQTASGPAINTKHVQTRVEVEDGGTVSIGGIYETDDRDDVTRVPLLGKIPFLGAFFRHRAHRDLRSELVVFITPRVVQTN; encoded by the coding sequence ATGACATGGATCGCTCCCCTGCGATGGGCGCTCGCATCGGTTGCTATCGTCACGATGACGGCGCGCGCGGCAGTGCCGCCGCTTCCCGCCGACATGCCGTTCGACGACGCGATGATGCCTTCCGGTATGCCGCCGCTGCCTCGCGCGATCACGACAGACGTTGCCAACCCGTTCACGCCGCAAGCGAATGAGGACGGCGTGGCGTCGGAGGCAGCGCATCCGTCCGCTCTTGCGCACGGCGAAGCCGAGCCGAAACCTCAAACGCGAGCCGAAGCGCGGCAGGAATCGCTCGAAGGCCCGCCTGTTCCTCTTCCGCCCGCCGTGCGTCTGAGCACGAATGCTTCGGCGTCGGCTTCCGCTGACCGGCCGATCACGCTGCACTTCCAGCATGCCGAACTGGGTGCGGTGCTCGGCGCGTTCGCGAAGTTCACGGGCCTGAATATCGTCGCGAGCGAAAAGGCGCGCGGCGCGGTCACGCTGCATCTGGACAACGTGCCGTGGCGCGCCGCCTTCGATACGCTGCTCGACGTCAACGGACTCGCCATGGAGCAGCGCGGCAACGTCATCTGGGTCGCGCCGCTGTCGGAACTGGCGGCGCGCGAGCGTCAGCGTTTCGAGACGCACGCCCGTGCCGCCGAACTCGAACCGCTCGCGAGCCGGACGTTCGAGTTGCACTATGCGCATGCCGAAGAACTGCGCAAGCTGCTGACGGTATCGGGCAATCAGCGCGTGCTGTCCAAACGCGGCGCGGCGATGTCCGATGCGCGCACCAATCTGCTCTTTGTCACCGATCTCGACGCGCGGCTCGCGCAGATCGCGGAACTGATCGCGTCGCTCGACCGGCCGACGCGCCAGGTGCTGATCGAGGCGCGCATCGTCGAAGCGGAGAAGGGCTTTTCGCGCAATCTCGGCGTAAAGCTGTCGATGGCGGGCGCCAATGAGGACGGCAAGGCGATGGGGCTGGTCGGCGGAAAGGACGGTGCGATCGTCGATCTGTCGGCAGGGCCGATCTCCGGCTTCGACGCGGCCACGGCCGGACTGACGCTGTTCGCGGCACGGGCGACGCGGCTTCTGAACATCGAGCTGAGCGCACTGGAGGCCGATGGGCGCGGCCAGATCGTATCGAGCCCGCGCGTCGTCACGGCGGACCGGATGAAGGCGATCGTCGAGCAGGGCACCGAGCTGCCGTACCAGGCGAAAGTCGGGCAGGGCGTGTCGGGCGTGCAGTTTCGCCGCGCGAGCCTCAAACTGGAGGTCGAGCCGCAGATCACGCCCGACGGCCGTGTCGTGCTGGATCTCGATGTCGCCAAGGACAGCGTTGGCGAGCAGACGGCGTCCGGGCCCGCGATCAACACCAAACACGTGCAGACGCGCGTCGAAGTGGAAGACGGCGGAACGGTGTCGATCGGCGGAATCTACGAGACGGACGACCGCGATGATGTGACGCGCGTGCCGCTCCTGGGCAAAATACCGTTTTTGGGCGCCTTTTTCCGTCATCGCGCCCATCGCGATCTGCGCAGCGAACTCGTCGTTTTCATCACGCCGAGGGTTGTGCAGACAAATTGA
- the aroK gene encoding shikimate kinase AroK has translation MQARDAHANVFFVGLMGAGKTTVGRAVARRLNRPFFDSDHEIEARTGARIPVIFELEGESGFRDREAQVIAELTGRDSIVLATGGGAVLRPENREALRAHGIVVYLRANPHDLWLRTRRDKNRPLLQTEDPKGRLEALYEVRDPLYRECADFVIETGRPSVNGLVNMVLMQLEMAGVAKPTAS, from the coding sequence TTGCAAGCGCGGGACGCACACGCCAACGTTTTTTTTGTAGGGCTCATGGGGGCAGGCAAGACCACCGTGGGCCGGGCCGTGGCGCGCCGGCTGAATCGCCCGTTCTTCGACTCCGACCATGAAATCGAGGCGCGCACGGGTGCGCGCATCCCGGTGATCTTCGAACTGGAAGGCGAATCGGGCTTCCGCGACCGCGAAGCGCAGGTGATCGCAGAGCTCACGGGGCGCGACAGCATTGTTCTCGCAACGGGCGGCGGCGCGGTTTTGCGCCCGGAAAACCGCGAGGCGCTGCGCGCGCACGGCATCGTCGTCTATCTGCGCGCCAATCCGCACGACCTCTGGCTGCGCACGCGCCGCGACAAGAATCGCCCGCTGCTGCAGACGGAGGATCCGAAAGGACGCCTCGAAGCGCTGTACGAGGTCCGCGATCCGCTCTACCGCGAATGTGCCGACTTCGTGATCGAAACAGGCCGTCCGTCCGTCAACGGGCTCGTCAACATGGTGCTGATGCAGCTCGAGATGGCGGGCGTCGCCAAGCCTACTGCGTCATAA
- the aroB gene encoding 3-dehydroquinate synthase yields MITVNVELGERAYPIHIGADLIGKSELFAPHIRGASVTIVTNSTVDPLYGDALRQALAPLGKEVTTVVLPDGEAYKNWETLNLIFDALLGARADRKTTLIALGGGVIGDMTGFAAACYMRGVPFIQVPTTLLSQVDSSVGGKTGINHPLGKNMIGAFYQPQAVIADIGALRTLPARELAAGIAEVIKTGAIADAAFFEWIEANIEALNRCEPQALAEAVKRSCEIKASVVAKDEREGGLRAILNFGHTFGHAIEAGLGYGEWLHGEAVGCGMVMAADLSVRLGHLDEAARKRLVTVIKSAHLPVQAPALGAARYVDLMRVDKKAEAGEIRFILLKRFGDTLITPAPDDAVLKTLDASVGT; encoded by the coding sequence ATGATTACCGTCAACGTCGAACTGGGCGAGCGCGCCTATCCCATCCATATCGGCGCCGATCTGATCGGCAAGAGCGAACTGTTCGCGCCGCATATTCGCGGCGCGTCGGTGACGATCGTCACCAACTCGACGGTCGATCCTCTGTACGGCGACGCGCTGCGCCAGGCGCTCGCGCCGCTCGGCAAGGAGGTGACGACGGTCGTGCTGCCCGACGGCGAGGCGTACAAGAACTGGGAAACGCTGAACCTGATTTTCGACGCGCTGCTCGGCGCGCGGGCCGATCGCAAGACCACGCTGATCGCGCTCGGCGGCGGTGTGATCGGCGACATGACGGGTTTTGCAGCCGCCTGCTACATGCGCGGCGTGCCGTTCATCCAGGTGCCGACTACGCTGCTGTCGCAGGTCGATTCGTCGGTGGGCGGCAAGACGGGCATCAATCATCCGCTCGGCAAGAACATGATCGGCGCGTTCTACCAGCCGCAAGCGGTGATCGCCGATATCGGCGCGCTGCGCACGCTGCCGGCGCGCGAACTGGCGGCGGGCATTGCGGAAGTCATCAAGACGGGCGCGATTGCCGACGCCGCGTTCTTCGAGTGGATCGAAGCGAATATCGAAGCGCTCAACCGCTGCGAGCCGCAAGCGCTGGCGGAAGCCGTGAAGCGTTCGTGCGAGATCAAGGCATCGGTAGTCGCGAAGGACGAGCGTGAAGGCGGCTTGCGTGCCATCCTCAACTTCGGTCACACGTTCGGTCACGCGATCGAAGCGGGACTCGGCTACGGCGAGTGGCTGCACGGCGAAGCGGTGGGCTGCGGGATGGTGATGGCAGCAGATCTGTCCGTGCGTCTGGGTCATCTGGACGAAGCCGCGCGCAAGCGGCTCGTCACCGTCATCAAATCGGCGCATCTGCCCGTTCAGGCGCCCGCGCTCGGCGCGGCGCGCTATGTCGATCTGATGCGGGTCGACAAGAAAGCGGAGGCGGGCGAAATCAGGTTCATCCTGCTGAAGCGTTTCGGCGACACACTGATCACACCCGCACCCGACGACGCGGTGCTCAAAACGCTCGACGCCAGCGTCGGCACCTGA
- a CDS encoding deoxyguanosinetriphosphate triphosphohydrolase: MSESIDIPATPASGVASLPTTAALEAHLAPYAAHSSQSRGRRHHEAPPSARTEFQRDRDRIVHSTAFRRLEYKTQVFVNHEGDLFRTRLTHSLEVAQIARSVARNLRVNEDLVEAISLAHDLGHTPFGHAGQDALNECMRDYGGFEHNLQSLAVVDDLEEHYGAFDGLNLCFETREGILKHCSRDNARRLGELGERFLEGRQPSIEAQIANLADEIAYNNHDVDDGLRSGLLTIDQLAEVELWRTHYEAARRDYPRIEGRRLIHETVRRIINTLIVDLIATTTRNIERHAPASLDDVRRAPPLVAHSDAIAEQATALKRFLFRNLYRHYRVMRMANKARRVIAGLFDAFIDDPRLLPPNYQTPDAAKQPRLIAHYIAGMTDRYASKEYQRLFVVDGD, encoded by the coding sequence CTGAGCGAATCGATCGACATTCCGGCGACGCCAGCCTCGGGCGTCGCGTCGTTGCCCACCACCGCCGCGCTCGAAGCGCACCTCGCGCCGTATGCCGCACATTCTTCGCAGTCGCGCGGCCGGCGTCATCATGAAGCGCCGCCCAGCGCACGCACCGAATTCCAGCGCGATCGCGACCGGATCGTGCACTCCACTGCGTTCCGGCGGCTCGAGTACAAGACACAGGTTTTCGTGAATCACGAAGGCGATCTGTTTCGCACGCGGCTCACGCACAGTCTCGAAGTGGCGCAGATCGCGCGTTCCGTCGCGCGCAACTTGCGCGTGAACGAAGATCTTGTCGAAGCAATTTCGCTCGCACACGATCTCGGCCATACGCCGTTCGGTCACGCAGGGCAGGACGCGCTCAACGAATGCATGCGCGACTACGGCGGCTTCGAGCACAATCTGCAAAGCCTCGCCGTTGTCGACGATCTCGAAGAGCATTACGGCGCGTTCGACGGCCTGAACCTGTGCTTCGAGACGCGCGAAGGCATCCTCAAGCACTGCTCACGCGACAACGCGCGGCGTCTCGGTGAACTGGGCGAGCGCTTCCTTGAGGGCCGGCAACCGTCGATCGAAGCGCAGATCGCCAATCTGGCCGACGAAATCGCGTACAACAATCACGACGTCGACGACGGTCTGCGTTCGGGATTGCTCACCATCGATCAGCTCGCCGAGGTCGAGCTATGGCGCACGCACTACGAGGCCGCGCGGCGCGACTATCCGCGGATCGAAGGGCGCAGGCTGATCCACGAAACCGTGCGCCGGATCATCAATACGCTGATCGTCGATCTGATCGCAACGACGACACGCAATATCGAACGGCATGCGCCCGCCTCGCTCGACGACGTGCGCCGCGCGCCTCCGCTCGTCGCGCACAGCGATGCGATTGCCGAACAGGCGACCGCGCTCAAGCGGTTTCTGTTCAGGAACCTGTATCGGCACTATCGCGTGATGCGCATGGCGAACAAGGCGCGGCGCGTGATCGCCGGGCTGTTCGACGCATTCATCGACGATCCCCGGCTGCTGCCGCCCAATTATCAAACGCCGGACGCGGCGAAACAGCCGCGCCTGATCGCGCATTACATTGCGGGCATGACCGATCGCTACGCATCGAAGGAGTATCAACGGCTGTTCGTCGTCGACGGCGATTGA
- a CDS encoding DUF883 family protein: MTALPNTRDALGESWTTAGRRARRIARHSRHAAEDIASELRTLMNELENTLGDGTQADAAVLRTQLRKRLDDARSRLNDTRDVMRERAQAAMNDADDFVHENPWRTIAVVGGLALIAGALIARGGSR, translated from the coding sequence ATGACTGCACTACCTAATACGCGAGATGCGCTCGGCGAATCCTGGACGACGGCGGGCCGTCGTGCGCGCCGCATTGCGCGCCACAGTCGACATGCTGCTGAAGATATTGCCAGCGAGCTGCGCACTTTGATGAACGAACTCGAGAACACGCTGGGCGACGGCACGCAGGCCGACGCTGCGGTACTGCGGACGCAACTGCGCAAGCGACTCGACGACGCGCGCTCGCGCCTCAACGATACGCGCGACGTGATGCGCGAACGCGCGCAGGCCGCGATGAACGACGCAGACGATTTCGTGCATGAAAATCCGTGGCGAACGATTGCCGTGGTCGGCGGGCTTGCGCTGATCGCTGGCGCGTTGATCGCTCGCGGCGGCTCGCGCTGA
- a CDS encoding OmpW/AlkL family protein yields the protein MKLKQALGVAALACITTTAHAQSAGSMFVTTGWFHLAPQSSSQPLKETNVNGTPVNITVPNTGAELGDGDTIGFTAGYFVTDHIATEFVIGVPPQFDLKGTGSFEQYGKLGSAKQWSPTLLLKYYFNQPQAKFRPYLGIGVSRIWFTDEHITNGTFQNNVLHGPTTVTTDSSWEPVFNAGFTYAFTDHWFAGFSISYLPLSTTAKLNTTANTPIGPVNVQSETKIRLNPIVTYVNLGYRF from the coding sequence ATGAAATTAAAACAGGCCTTGGGGGTCGCGGCACTCGCTTGCATAACAACCACAGCGCACGCGCAATCGGCCGGCAGCATGTTCGTCACGACAGGGTGGTTCCATCTTGCGCCTCAGTCCAGTAGTCAGCCGTTGAAAGAGACAAACGTCAACGGTACGCCCGTCAACATCACCGTGCCCAATACGGGCGCCGAACTCGGCGATGGCGACACCATCGGTTTTACTGCCGGCTACTTCGTCACCGATCACATCGCTACGGAATTCGTGATCGGCGTGCCGCCGCAATTCGACCTGAAGGGCACGGGCTCATTCGAGCAATACGGCAAGCTCGGTTCGGCAAAACAGTGGAGCCCGACGCTGCTGCTCAAGTACTACTTCAACCAGCCGCAGGCGAAGTTCCGTCCGTATCTCGGTATCGGCGTGAGCCGTATCTGGTTCACCGACGAGCACATCACGAACGGCACATTCCAGAACAACGTACTTCATGGTCCGACCACCGTGACAACGGATAGTTCGTGGGAGCCCGTGTTTAATGCCGGCTTCACCTACGCATTCACCGATCACTGGTTTGCAGGCTTCTCGATTTCGTACCTGCCGCTTTCCACGACGGCAAAGCTGAACACGACGGCGAACACGCCCATCGGTCCCGTCAACGTGCAATCGGAAACGAAGATTCGTCTGAACCCGATCGTCACGTATGTGAACCTCGGGTACCGCTTCTAA
- a CDS encoding transposase, which produces MARLARLYVPDQPQHVILRGLDQQPAFVDDQDYELFIDCLKAASRDHHLSVHAYALMPGAVQLLVTPTDESSLPKAMQAVGRRYVAHFNRRYSRRGTLWEGRYRATVIEGEKYFLLASRVVELSPVRNQLVSTPEDYRWSSYRHHIGLTLDSLITDHRLYWSLGNTPFERQRAYRELCEQPLDERETNQLQQATLKGWVLGSDSYREWAARAANRRVSPLPRGRPRKVRETPQTQ; this is translated from the coding sequence ATGGCACGGCTTGCACGTCTTTATGTCCCCGACCAGCCGCAGCACGTGATCCTGCGCGGACTCGACCAGCAGCCCGCATTCGTCGACGACCAGGATTACGAGCTGTTCATCGATTGCCTGAAAGCGGCTTCTCGCGATCACCATCTGTCCGTGCATGCGTACGCGCTGATGCCCGGCGCAGTGCAACTGCTCGTCACGCCCACCGACGAATCGAGCCTGCCCAAAGCCATGCAGGCAGTCGGCCGGCGCTACGTCGCGCACTTCAATCGCCGTTATTCGCGACGCGGCACGCTGTGGGAAGGCCGCTATCGCGCGACCGTCATCGAAGGCGAGAAGTACTTTCTGCTGGCGAGCCGCGTGGTCGAGTTGTCGCCCGTGCGCAATCAGCTGGTGAGCACGCCCGAAGACTATCGATGGTCCAGTTATCGGCATCACATCGGGCTAACCTTAGACAGTCTGATTACCGACCACCGTTTGTACTGGTCGCTCGGGAATACGCCGTTCGAACGTCAACGCGCATATCGCGAACTGTGCGAGCAGCCGCTCGACGAACGCGAGACCAATCAGCTGCAACAGGCCACCTTGAAGGGCTGGGTGCTCGGCAGCGATTCGTATCGGGAGTGGGCGGCGCGGGCGGCGAACCGGCGCGTTTCGCCGCTGCCGCGCGGCCGGCCGCGCAAGGTGCGGGAGACGCCGCAAACGCAATAA